The following DNA comes from Calorimonas adulescens.
TTTCCAGAACATATACAATTTCAGCGATAACTTCATTTGGGACAAATACTTCATTATTTTCTAATATTTGTGCAGCTTTTTCTGATAAAACTTCTGTATCATTTAAAAGGTACCTTAAAACAATATTAGCATCAACTATTTGCATATTTTTCCACCGCCGCATTTGCCCAGGCTTCGCTTTCTTTTTCTTGTAAATCTTTATTCTTATATTTTGCTAATGCTCCCCTTACACGCTTATTTTTCTGCTCTTTTAAATCTACATCTTCCATATTTTCGTATGGCAATATAATTACCTCCACTTTTTTATTTCGCAGTTCTTCAGGAATATCTATTATATTAGCTAATACATCACTATTTGTAATTTTTCTGACAAATTTCATCACTCATTACCCCTTCCACAGTAAGTAAAACCTTTATTTAAATATATTATATCATGCAATCTAATAGTTTTATACTATAACACAGTGTGCCACTGGGGACGGTTCTTATGGTTTTATACAGAATAGAGGCAGCCCTATTTCAGGACTGCCTCTATTTCTTCCAGTGTCTTACCATCCATTATGCCGTCTATAACCCTATCAAGGGTATCCATATCAGCAGACTTTATCTTGTCATCTAAGCCCTTTGGTACTTTTCCGAACCTCTTTTTTATCATCTTGAGTACGGTGTCTATCTTGCCTTCCATTTTTCCTTCTTTTCTACCTTCTTTTCTACCCTCTTCTATTAATGATGCACCTATCCTGGTCATTCTTACCACCTCCTTCAATCGGTCTATATATTCATTTCTCACATATTTATCAGCTAATCCAAGGACTGCAGCAATCACTATTGACTGCATATTTTCATCCTTTATCTTTTGGGATAATTCTAAGACCTTCCTTGCTGCCTCATCTTCATCC
Coding sequences within:
- a CDS encoding PIN domain-containing protein; amino-acid sequence: MRRWKNMQIVDANIVLRYLLNDTEVLSEKAAQILENNEVFVPNEVIAEIVYVLE
- a CDS encoding DUF4351 domain-containing protein codes for the protein MDLVFLPLMKHRWDEDEAARKVLELSQKIKDENMQSIVIAAVLGLADKYVRNEYIDRLKEVVRMTRIGASLIEEGRKEGRKEGKMEGKIDTVLKMIKKRFGKVPKGLDDKIKSADMDTLDRVIDGIMDGKTLEEIEAVLK